From Caretta caretta isolate rCarCar2 chromosome 3, rCarCar1.hap1, whole genome shotgun sequence, a single genomic window includes:
- the BANF2 gene encoding barrier-to-autointegration factor-like protein produces the protein MATGTQKFKAFVSEPMGDKDVTAVDGINDELGLKLATKGFDKAYILLGQFLLLKKDHAVFQRWLKGAYGASPSQAQRCASCLTDWCYAFL, from the exons ATGGCGACCGGAACCCAGAAGTTCAAAGCGTTTGTGTCTGAGCCGATGGGCGATAAGGACGTTACAGCAGTGGATGGCATTAATGACGAGCTTGGACTAAAATTAGCTACAAAGGGTTTTGACAAG GCATACATCCTTCTGGGCCAATTCCTCCTCTTAAAAAAGGACCATGCGGTTTTCCAAAGGTGGCTGAAAGGGGCATATGGAGCCAGTCCGAGCCAGGCTCAGCGGTGCGCCTCCTGTCTGACAGACTGGTGCTACGCTTTCCTCTAG